One Variibacter gotjawalensis genomic window, TGATGAAGATGATGGGCGGCGCCAAGCGTGGTCCGCTCGCGGGTCTCGCCAGTGCGATGGGCTTCGGTGGCGGCGGCGGTATGCCGTCGCCCGAGCAGATCAAGGAGCTCGCCGAGAAGGGCGGGTTGCCGAACGTGCCGGGCGCGCCCGGCCTGCCGAATATGCCCAAAGGTTTGCCGCCGAATTTCCCCGGCGGTCTTCCGGGGCTCGGCGGTGCAAAATTGCCGCCAGGATTTCCGGGTTTCCCGGGGAAGAAGAAGTAATCGTCGCCCGACCGGCGACCTGAAATCGAAGAGTTCAAGAAAGGAAACTAAATGGCCGTTGTTATCCGCCTCTCGCGCGCAGGCACTAAGAAGCGCCCGTTCTATCACGTTGTCGTCGCCGACTCGCGTTACCCGCGTGATGGCCGCTTCATCGAGCGTCTCGGCTTTTTCAATCCGCTCCTGCCGAAGGATCGTGAAGATCGCCTCAAGCTTGACTTCGAGAAGGTGAAGGCTTGGATCGCCAAGGGCGCCCAGCCGTCGGATCGCGTGACGCGTTTCCTCGATGCCGCCGGCATCGCGAAGCGTGAGCAGCGCAACAATCCGGAAAAGTCGAAGCCGAAGAAGAAGGCGCAGGAGCGCGCCGCTGCGGCAGCCGCTGCTGCTGGTGCCGAGGCTGCTCCGGCTGAAGCTCCGGCTTCGTAAGCCTGATGATGACGGGCGCGTCCTCGCGCGTATGCGTGGCGCAGATCGGCGCCGCGCATGGCATCCGCGGCGAGGTGCGCCTGCGCTCGTTCACGGGCGAGCCGGAAGCGATCAAACGCTACGGCGCGCTCGAAACCGAAGACGGCAAGCGGTCGCTCGAAATCGTTTCGTTGCGGCCGCAGAAGGACATGTTCGTCGCGCGCCTCAAGGGCGTCGATGATCGCAACGCCGCCGAGGCGTTGCGCAATACTCGGCTTTACGTTTCGCGCGAGCGCTTCGGCAAGACGGAGGAAGACGAATTCTTCCACGCCGATCTCATCGGCCTCGATGTTTTCGATCGCGGCGGCACGAAGCTCGGTTCGATCGCCGCGGTGGAGAATTTCGGCGCAGGCGATCTGATCGAGATCGCGCCGGTGTCGGGCGATCCGACTTACTATCTCCCCTTCACGAAGCGCGCCGTTCCCGAGATCGACATTGCGGGCAAACGCGTTGTCGTCGATCCTCCGTCGGAAATCGAAGGCGACGAGGAGGAGGCGTGATGTGGCGCGCGTCCGTCCTCACGATCTTCCCCGAAATGTTTCCGGGTCCGCTCGGTGCGAGCCTCGCCGGTAAGGCGCTCGCGAACAGCATCTGGTCGCTCGAGGCGAATGACATCCGAGCGCACGCGACCGACAAGCACCGCTCTGTCGACGACACGCCCGCCGGTGGCGGTCCCGGCATGGTGATGCGCGCCGACGTCCTCGCGCGCGCAATCGACGCGGTGGCCGACGACCGCCCGCGTCTCTTGATGAGCCCGCGCGGCCGCCCGCTCACGCAGGCGCGCGTCGCCGAACTCGCGGCAGGGCCGGGCGCGATCTTCTTGTGCGGACGTTTCGAGGGGATCGACGAGCGCCTCATCGCGGCGCGAAACCTCGAAGAAATCTCGGTCGGCGACTACGTCCTCAATGGCGGCGAAGTCGCCGCGATGGTCCTGCTGGAAGCCTGCGTGAGGCTCCTGCCGGGGGTTATGGGGAAGGCTGAATCCGGGGCCGAGGAAAGTTTCTCGGCCGGCCTCCTGGAATATCCGCAATACACCCGCCCGCAGGTGTTCGAGGGGCAGGGCATTCCTGAGATCCTAACCTCCGGAGATCACGCGAAAATCGCGGCTTTTCGCCGATCCGAGGCCGAACGGCTGACGCGCGAGCGGCGTCCCGACCTCTGGGCAGCGTTCGAGACGCAAAAACCACCGACAAAAGCCAAGACAAAAGGGTGACAAACCGCGCTGAGTGTCGTATAGCCCCGCCCGAATTCAAGAATACGCCTGACGGTTTCGGCCCGGCTCCTTCCGGGGAGCGCCCCGTGCAGGTCGAGAAGGTAGCAGAACATGAACATCATCCAGCAGCTCGAAGCCGAGCAACTGCAGAAGCTTTCCGCTGGTAAGACCGTGCCGGAATTCGGCCCGGGCGACACCGTCGTCGTTAACGTGAAGGTCAAGGAAGGCGAGCGCACACGCGTTCAGGCCTACGAGGGCGTCTGCATCGCGCGCGCCGGCGGTGGCCTCAATCAGAACTTCACGGTTCGCAAGATCTCCTACGGCGAAGGCGTCGAGCGCGTGTTTCCGCTCTACTCGCCGAACATCGACTCGATCAAGCTCGTGCGCCGCGGCAAAGTCCGCCGCGCGAAGCTCTACTACCTGCGTGGTCTGCGCGGTAAGGCCGCTCGTATCACCGAGCGCGGCGCCAAGGGCGAAGCCGGCACAGCCGCTGCCGCAGAGTAACTTCTGTCATCAACGAATCACAAAAGGCGTGCATTAGCGCGCCTTTTTTGATTCGCGCTCAAGTTGATGCGTTTCAAAAGCTCGCGAATCTGTTGATATTGCAGACCGTTAAAGGTCGTTAACCGTTGTTAACCTCCGGTTAACCATAAGAGTCGCAGCTTGCCTCGAATAGGGCTGAGAATTCGCACCAACGGGAGCTTATCGAAATGAACGTTCTGGTTTTTGCTGCGCGTAAAGGTGGGTCGGGGAAGAGCACATTGACGGCGCACCTCGCCGCCAGCCGGCCGGCAAAGTCTTGCTTATTGATCGATTGCGATCCGCAGGGTTCGTTGACCCTCTGGCACAAGCTTCGCAACAATGAAGAACTCACGATCCGCAGCGGTTTGCGCGGCGTGGGCGAGATCATCAAAAGCGCGAAGAAAGAAGGTTTCGAGTGGGTGATGATCGACACCCCACCGAACATGAGCTCCATCGTCACCGAGGCGATCCGCGCCGCCACGATGGTCGTCATTCCGGCTCGTCCGACCGTTTTCGATCTGACCTCGGTTGCCGAGACGATCGCGCTCTGCCGCGACGTTCGTAAGCCGTATGCAGTCGTTATCAACGGCGCACCGGCCAAGCGCGAAGGCGTCGAGTCGCCGATCGTCTCGCAGGCGCGTGCTGGTCTCTCGAGCCTCAACGTCCCGCTGTGGCATGGCCAGATCACCAACCGCACGAACTTCGCGTTGTCGCTCGCCGACGGCGAAGGCGTTCGCGAATACGACGCTTCGTCGTTCGCCGCAGCCGAGATCGCCGGTCTGTGGACCGCGATCGAGAAGTCCGTGAAGGTGATCAACGGCGCATCCGGTGGCAGCACCGGCGTGATGCACAAAGTCGCTGCCTGACTCCCCAAGGTGCGGCCCTAAGGGGCGGATGTAAAAAATCCGCCCACTCCCGCCGCCCCAGAGTTGCCGACTAAATCCGCGCGGTTTCCGCGATGAAGGTTCTCATCGCGTCGATGCCGCGCTTCGCAACGAGCGTCGCATCGTCATCCCAGTGAATGGGGTTCGGCGCTTCGTAGCTGAGATATCCGCGATATCCCGACGCTTTCAGTGCCGCGACGAATTCGCGCCACTGCACGGCGCCAAGTCCCGGCGCGAGGCGATCCGTCAGCCCGACCGCACCGACCGCACCGACCGCGACATCGCGCGGCACGTCGCTGAACTGCACGTAGAAAATCTCATCACCCGGAATGTCATCGATCGCACCGCCCGGCCGTCCGCTGTGGTGCAGATGATATGTGTCGAGCAGCAATCCGACATTCGGGCATCTGGCGCGCGCGATGAGTTCGCGCGCGATCTCGGCGTGGTTGATGCTCGGATGCTGCGCCATGAATTCGAACGTCAGCCGCAAGCCGCACTGTCCCGCAATCTCTCCCGCCGTGCGCATATTCGAAACGCCGTCGATCAACGGGCCATCATGCGGCCCGACACCGCTCATCACCAAGCCGCAACCGAGCGCAACCGCGTTATCGCATTGACGGCGGAAGACATCGAACAGTCGGCGCAATTCGTCGCCCTGCGCGAACAGCCATCCATACTCGACGCCGACGGCGCTGACCGGCAATCCGGCTTCACGGATCATCCCGGCGATTTCCGTATCGCTCATGCCGCGCTCGCGGCAGCGAACGAAATCCGCGTTGCGAATTTCGACCGCATCGGCGCCGGCATCGCGCGCCGCCGCCAGAGCGTGGCGCAGCGGCGTCGTATCGATCGTCCAGGTATGGAGAGCGATGCCGGCGAACTGCATCTCAGGTGCCGACCTTCAGTGTCGCGGTGAGGCCGCGCAACATCGCGACCGCCGACAAAGCGGTGATCTTTCCGGTGCGCGGGTTTTCCACCGAGGGCACATTCTCGATCATCATCGAGAAGCTCGCCGTATCGGCATCGACTTCGATGCGATGCGTGTTGCGCGTGACTTGCGGATCCGCCCAAATCTGCAGACGCGTCTTGTCCGGGCCGATGCCCGCGAGGCTGAGCGCGGCCGCCACGTTGACGTTCGCCGGAAAGCCGCGAGCGCCTTCGCGTGCGCTGCCATCGAACACTTTCTTCGCCTCGTTGAGGCCGTGCAGCGAAATGTTGTTCTGCACGAGATACGGCGCGCCTTCGAGGCCGCCCGGCGGCTTGCGCGTGATCATCGTGACTGAACGAATGTCGCCTTCCGCGGCTGCACGCACAGCGTCGAGCCCAATCAGCGCGCCGGTCGGCACGAGAATGCGCGCGCCGGTTTCCTTCGCGCGATCGATGAGATCCCAATTCTCCAATAGCTGTCCGACACTCAGCGGCATGAACACTTTGCCGGCGTAGATCGTGGCACGCGCGATTTCGGCGAACGGCGCTTTCGGCAATCCTTCGACGATGACGTCGCAATGCTGCGGCAGCTCGGTGAGCGCGACGTTCGGAATCTCGGCACCGATTTTCGCAACCTTGCTCTGCGCTTTGCTCACATCTCGCACCGAGACGGCCGCGAGCGTCAGTCCTGGAATGCCTTGCTCCAGCCGCCGCGCCACTTCGAGCCCGACCGCACCTAACCCCGCCAATCCAACACGCAGCATTTCTCGTCTCTTTTCGAACGTTTGTTTGGTTTGTGACGCGTGTGCGTCCGCAAGTAACCGTTCCGATACTACAGCGCGCGGCTCTGGCCAAATGCACGCGGAACACGATTGCGCCAACTCGCGGTCCGCTTCGGAATGCTTGCCACCACTCACGGTTGCGGACATGCTTCGCGTGTCCCGGGAGGACAAACGCGCAATTGGAGGAATGCGATCATGAAGAATCGCTTTGAATTGTCACGTCGCCAGTGGCTCACCGGTGCGGCGGGAATTTCGGCGGTGGGTGCGCTTGGTTTGCGCCCCGATTTTGCCGAAGCCAAGGGCCCGATGGCGAAAGCGCAGGCGCCTTACTACTATCGCTTCAAGCTTGGCGACGCGCAGGCAACGGTCGTATCCGACGGACCACTACCGCTCGGCGATCCAAGCAAAGCCTTCCTCGGCCTCTCGGCGGACGAGATCAAGCAACAACTCACCGACAACTTTCTGCCGCTCGATAACGCATTGCTCGAGCAGAATGTCCTCGTCGTGAACTTCGGCAATCGCACCGTGCTGTTCGACACCGGCATGGGCAATGCAAAAGACTTCGGTCCAACGACCGGCAAGCTGCAGGAGACGTTGAAGCAAGCCGGCATCAATCCGAACACGATCGACGCAGTGGTGATGAGCCACGCCCACATCGATCACTGTGGCGGCAACTGCAACGACAAGGGCAAGTCGCTTTTCCCGAAGGCGCAGTTCTACATCGCGCAGTCGGACTTTGATTTCTGGACCGATGAAGCAAAAGCCGGCGGGCCGCTGAAGTCCTTCATCGCGCAGGCGCGGAAGAATCTCCTCCCGATCCGCGACCGTCTGAAATTCTTCAAGGACAACGAAGAATTCCTCCCCGGCATCACCGCCATGGCAGCGCCCGGTCACACCGTCGGCCACACGATCTTCAACATCCAATCCGGTGGCAAGCAGCTCGCCTATATCGGCGATCTGACGCATCACCCGACATTGCTGATGAAGAAGCCGCTGACCGAGTTCGCGTATGACACCGATCCGAAGCAATCGGCCCAGACGCGCGTGAAGTATCTGACGACGTTTGCGCAGAACCGCACGCCGATCCTCGCCTATCACTTCGCATGGCCGGGAATTGGACATGTGGCCAAGGATGGCGACGGCTTCCACTACTATCCGGCCCCGATCGATCTCGCTTCCAAAGTCTGACGCAAACATTTCGCAGGACGAACCGCCGCCGGGTCATCGCTCGGCGGCGGCATTTTTTTGCTCACCCTGCATCCGCTGTGCGCATAGCGCGTGCGCCGCAATATGCTATGCATACGGCTCTCCACTCATCCTCCAGAAGAAACTCAACGGAACGCAACTCATGCCGACGCTGCCGCGCATTGATAGTTTTGCTGACGAACTGACGGCGATCCGCCGCGACCTTCACGCCCATCCGGAAATCGGTTTCGAAGAAAAGCGCACCTCCGGCATCGTCGCCGAGAAGCTTGCCGGCTGGGGCATCGAGGTCCATCGCGGCATCGGCGGCACCGGCGTCGTCGGCGTGCTCAAGGGCAAGGGCGGCGGCAGCAAGCGCATCGGTCTGCGCGCCGACATGGACGCGCTGCCGATGGAGGAGAACACCAATCTTCCGTGGCGCTCGACGGTCCCGGGACGCTTCCACGGCTGTGGTCACGACGGTCACACGACGATCCTGCTCGGCGCGGCGCGCTATCTCGCCGAGACAAAAGATTTCGACGGCACCGTGCATTTCATCTTCCAGCCGGCCGAGGAAGGTCTCGGTGGCGCGCGTGCGATGCTGAAGGATGGACTGTTCGAGAAGTTTCCGTGCGATGAAGTTTACGGCCTGCACAACGCGCCGGACTTGGAGCACGGCGTCGTCGCGATCAGCCCCGGCCCCGCGATGGCCGGCGCCGATTTCTTCGACATCACGATCACGGGCTTCGGCGCGCATGGCGCGATGCCGAAGCGCTCGCGCGATCCCGTCGTCATCGCGATGAATCTCGGCCAGGCGCTGCAGAGCATCGTCAGCCGTAACGTCACCCCGACCGAAGCGGCCGTGCTCTCGATCACGCAGATTCATGCTGGCTCGGCCTACAACGTAATCCCGAACGAAGCGAAGCTCGCCGGAACCGTGCGTATGTTCGATGCCGGCGTGCGCAAGATGATCCAGGACCGCATGCGGAAAATCTGCGCCGGCATCGCGCAGGCATTCGAAGTCGAGGTCAAGTGCGAGATCCGCGACATCTTCAGCGTACTCGACAACACGGAAGAGCATTCCAAGGTGATCGCCGAAGTCGCGCGCGGTGTCGTAGAGCCAAAGGACGTCATCGTTCGCAAAACGCCGAAGATGGGCAGCGAAGATTTCGCCGACATGCTGATGCGCGTGCCGGGAGCCTATTTCTGGCTCGGCCACGATGGCTCGGTGCCGGTGCACAATCCAGGCTTCGTGCTCGACGACAAGATCTTGCCGGTCGGCGCTAGCATGTTCGCGCGCATCGTCGAGACGCGCCTGCCGCTCGGGGCTTGAGATAGGCTTGAGGCAAAAAGAAAAAGGCCGGGCATTGCCCGGCCTTTTGTTTTACTCCGCGGCTTCCTGCACGGGCTTCGGCGGCGTCCATTTCAGGATCGGCGAGCGTGCCGCGCGCGTCTCGTCGAGGCGGCGGCGCGGCGCGTGGTAAGGCGCGCCGGAGAACCGGTCGGTCTCGCCGCGTTTCGCCGATAGCGCCAGATCGCGCAACGCCGCGATGAAGAGATCGAGCGACGCCTTCGATTCCGACTCGGTCGGCTCGATCAGCATCGCGCCGTGGACGACGAGCGGGAAATACATCGTCATCGGATGATATCCCTCGTCGATCATCGCTTTCGCGAAATCGAGAGTCGTGACGCCAGTGCCGTCGAGCCATGTATCGTCGAATAGGGCTTCGTGCATGCAGGCGCGGTTGCCGAATGGCAGCGACATCAGATCGGTGAGCGATGCGCGAATGTAATTCGCGTTGAGCACCGCATCTTCCGACGCTTGGCGCATGCCGTCCGTACCGTGTGAGAGCATGTAGCTCATCGCGCGGATGTACATGCCCATCTGGCCATGGAAGGCGCACATGCGGCCGAGCGGCTGTGCATCGCCGGCGTCGCTTGTGTTCTCGACCAGACGCGCATTGCCGTCCTCGACGACGACGAACGGCACCGGTGCGAATGGCGCGAGCGCTTTCGAGAGCACGACCGGGCCGGCACCGGGCCCGCCGCCGCCATGCGGCGTCGAAAACGTTTTGTGCAGGTTGATGTGCATCGCATCGACGCCGAGATCACCCGGCCGCACTTTGCCGACGATGGCGTTGAAGTTCGCGCCGTCCGCGTAGAAAAATGCACCGGCCGCATGCACCGCATCCGCGATCGCGACGACGTCGCGCTCGAACAGCCCGCACGTGTTCGGGTTGGTCAGCATGATCGCGGCGACATCGGGCGAAAGGCGCTTTTTCACCTCTTCGGGATCGACAGTGCCGTCCTCGCGCGCCGGAACGCTGACGACCTGATAGCCGATCAGCGCGGCTGTCGCCGGATTGGTGCCGTGCGCGGATTCCGGCACGAGCACGATCGAGCGCTTCTCGCCGCGCGCTTCGATCGCGGCCTTGATCGCCATCATGCCGCAGAGTTCGCCGTGCGCACCGGCCTTCGGCGTCATCGCGACGGCCGGCATGCCGGTCAGCTCGCATAGCCAGCGGCCAAGCTCGCCGATCAGTTCGATCGCACCCGGCACGGTCGAGAGCGGCTGCAGCGGATGAATGTCGCCGATGCCCGGCAGCCGCGCCATCTTCTCGTTGAGACGCGGATTGTGTTTCATCGTGCATGAGCCGAGCGGGAAGAGACCTGTGTCGATGCCGTAGTTCTTTTGGCTCAACCGCACGAAGTGCCGCATCGTCTCGGGCTCGCTGAGACCCGGCAAACCGATGTCCCCGGTGCGCTCGAGTGCGCCGAGCTTCGACTTGAAATCTTTCGGCTCATCGATGTCGACGCCGGTCACCTCGTGGCGGCCGATCTCGAAGATCAGCGCTTCCTCGACTTGCAGCGCGCGATTGCCCGTGAAGGTCGGGTGATCGACCGCACCGGCGTCTCCCGAAGCGGAAGGGCGTCCCTGACGGTTCAACATCACAGCACCTCCTTCAGCGCGGCCGCATAGGCGGCGCGGTCGTCGTCCGTGTTCACTTCCGTGCTGGCGACGATGATCAGATCTTTCATATCCGCATTGCCCGGATAGAGGCGCGAGGCCGGCACGCCGCCGAGAATGCCCATATCGGCAAGCTTCTCGACGACGTCGGCGCCGTCGCCCGGCACGCGGATCGTGAATTCGTTGAAATACGTATCGTTCAAAACCTTCACACCCGGCACCATGCCGAGTGCGTCAGCGAGCGCGATCGCATTCGCATGATTGACACGCGCGAGCCGGTTCAATCCGGTCTGCCCGAGCAGCGTCATGTGGATCGTGAAGGCGAGAACGCAGAGCCCCGAATTCGTGCAGATGTTCGACGTCGCCTTCTCGCGGCGAATGTGCTGCTCGCGCGTCGACAGCGTCAGCACGAAACCGCGCTTGCCTTCCGCATCGACCGTCTCACCAGCGAGGCGGCCCGGCATCTGGCGCAGAAACTTCGTGCGCGTCGCAAAGAGGCCGACATACGGTCCGCCGAATTGCAGCGGCACGCCGATAGATTGTCCCTCGGCAACGACGATATCGGCGCCCATCTCGCCCGGCGGTTTGACGAGACCGAACGAGATCGCCTCAGTGACGACGACGATAAGCAGCGCCCCCGCCGCGTGCACCTTCTCGGCGAGCGCCGTGAGATCGCGCACTTCGCCGAACACATCCGGATTCTGCACGACGACGCACGACACTGTGTTGTCGATCTGCGCCGCGAGGTCATTTCCGCGCGCTGTCGAGACGACGACCTCGTCATCGGCAAAGCGCGACACCGTTTCGATCGTTTCGCGATAGTGCGGATGCAAGTTGCCGGAGATCAGCGCCTTGCGTCGCTTGGTGACACGATGCGCCATCAACACGGCTTCGGACGCTCCGGTCGAGCCGTCGTACATCGACGCGTTGGCGACATCCATGCCGGTCAGCGCAGCGACCTGCGTCTGGAACTCGAACAGATATTGCAGCGTGCCTTGCGCGATCTCGGGCTGATATGGCGTGTATGAGGTGAGAAACTCCGAACGCTGGATCAGGTGATCGACGGTTGCCGGAATGTGGTGCTTGTAGGCACCGGCGCCGACGAAGAACGGCACGCTCGACGCCGCGATATTCTTGACTGCGAGGCGACCGAGCGCACGCTCGACTTCGATCTCGCTTTTATGCCGCGGCAGGTCCGGCGCTTTGGCCAGCAGCTTGTCGTTCGGCACGTCGGCGAACAGCGCGTCGATATCTTTGACGCCGATCCGCGCGAGCATCTCGCCGCGATCGTCCGGTGTGAGAGGCAGGTATCGCATGTGTTCTTATTTCCCTGGCTGCGCGCGTCAGAGCGTTGCGACGAAGGCCTTGTAGTCGTCCTCGCTCATCAGCTCGTCGAGCTCGGACGGGTTGGCGATCTTGATCTTGAGGAACCAGCCGCGGCCTTGCGCATCCTCGTTCACGGTCGCTGGATTAGCACCGAGATCGGCATTCACCTCGACGACTTCACCGGACACCGGCGCATAGACCTCGCTCGCGGCTTTCACGGATTCGACGACGGCGGCTTCGCCGTTCTTTTCGAGCTTCTTGCCGGTTTCGGGCAGATCGACGAACACGACATCGCCGAGTTGGCCCTGCGCATATTCCGTGATGCCGACGGTGCCGACATCGCCGTCGACGGAAATCCACTCGTGGTCTTTGCTGTAACGAACAGTCATTGAAGCTTCCTCTTGTAGCCCGCATGAGCGTAGCGATATGCGGGGACGACGTTAGATTTCCCGGATGACGCTTGGCGGCTTCGCCGCTGCTCATCCGGGCTACTCATTCTCAGCGGTGATAGCGGTGCGGTACGAAAGGCATCGAAACGACCTTCGCGACGAGTGGTTTACCGCGCACGATCAGCACGACCGGTGTGCCGGGCTCGGCAAAGCGCGCGTTGACGTAACCCATCGCGAGCGGCCCGTTCAGCGTCGGCCCGAAGCCGCCCGAAGTGACTTTGCCGATCGGCGTGCCGTCGGGCGTTTGAATCTCGGTGCCTTCGCGCGCGGGTGCGCGCCCTTCGGGCAGAATGCCGACGCGGGCGCGCGGGGCGCCGCCGGCAAGTTCGCCTTGAATTTTGGCTGCGCCCGGAAAGCCGCCTTCCTCGCGCCGCCGCTTCTGGATCGACCAGTTGAGCTTGGCTTCTGTCGGCGTCGTCGTCTCGTCGATGTCGTGGCCGTAAAGGCAGAGACCGGCCTCGAGCCGCAGCGAATCGCGCGCGCCGAGACCGATCGGCTTGACCTCCGCATGATCGATCAGCCGCTCCGCAACCGCGATAATGCGCTTCGCATTCACCGAAATCTCGTAGCCATCCTCGCCCGTGTAGCCGGAGCGCGAGACGTGACAGTCGATGCCGTTGAAGGTCGTCGTCATGGCGGACATGAACGGCATATCCGCCGCGCCCTGCACGTGCTTCGACAACACCGCGGCAGCCTGCGGCCCTTGCAGCGCGATCAGCGCGCGGTTCTCGGCACGCAACAGTCTGACATTGGCGGGCAGGCGCGCTTCGATATGCGCGTAGTCTTCGTTCTTGCGCGACGCATTGACGACCAGCATCAGCACGCCGTCCTCGTCCGGATCGGCTGAGCGCGTGATCATCAGATCATCGAGGATGCCGCCGTCTTCGTTCAGCAGCTGCGAATAGCGTTGCCGTCCCGGCGCGAGATTGACGATGTCGGCCGGCACCAGCGCTTCGAGCGCGCGCGCGACCGTCTCGTGATCTGGCCCGGTGAGGAATGCCTGGCCCATATGCGAGACGTCGAAGAGCCCCGCCGCCGTGCGTGTGTGCGTATGCTCCGCAATGATGCCGTCTTTGTATTGGACGGGCATCTCGTAGCCCGCGAACGGAACGATGCGCGCGCCGAGCCGCACATGCATGTCGTAAAGCGGCGTGCGCTTGAGCAATTCTGTTGCTGGGGTAGCTACGTCCACTTCGCTCATGATCCCGCCTCGACAAGAAGAAACGCCGCCGGCTTCCAGGCCGGATGCGCCCCCTCTGTCTGCGGTACCTGAGAGATTTCGCGTGTCTCGCGTGGAGGACGAGACGCCGCTTACTCCTTCGGTGAGCTGCGCCTAAGCGGCGCCGCTGCTTTCCAGAGTCTCATCCCCCTGCGGTCCTTTTGCCTGAGCGTTTCCGGGGCGGTTGCGCCTTCGGCGCCGGCTCGTCGCAAATGCTTAGAGCCGGTCTCTCCCGCAGGGATCGAATGATGTGGCGCGACCTTAGCGGCATGTTCGCCGCGTGGGAACCCGCGCGATGCGGAAAAATGGGGCGTTTCCCGCTACGGTTGCGCGCAGTCGCGCGCCGCGCGGGAAGCCGGCGACGGGTTCGCTTATTGAGCGGTGCGCGCGCGGCGCTGCTTGCGGACCGGAGCCGCTTTCGTGCCCGGTACGGCGGGATCGTAGCCGGCGTAAACGACGTAGTTCTCGATGTCGCCGCCCGGCGGACGCGGAAATTCGATGCCGGATTCGATATGCTCGAACACAGTGT contains:
- the gcvPB gene encoding aminomethyl-transferring glycine dehydrogenase subunit GcvPB; translation: MLNRQGRPSASGDAGAVDHPTFTGNRALQVEEALIFEIGRHEVTGVDIDEPKDFKSKLGALERTGDIGLPGLSEPETMRHFVRLSQKNYGIDTGLFPLGSCTMKHNPRLNEKMARLPGIGDIHPLQPLSTVPGAIELIGELGRWLCELTGMPAVAMTPKAGAHGELCGMMAIKAAIEARGEKRSIVLVPESAHGTNPATAALIGYQVVSVPAREDGTVDPEEVKKRLSPDVAAIMLTNPNTCGLFERDVVAIADAVHAAGAFFYADGANFNAIVGKVRPGDLGVDAMHINLHKTFSTPHGGGGPGAGPVVLSKALAPFAPVPFVVVEDGNARLVENTSDAGDAQPLGRMCAFHGQMGMYIRAMSYMLSHGTDGMRQASEDAVLNANYIRASLTDLMSLPFGNRACMHEALFDDTWLDGTGVTTLDFAKAMIDEGYHPMTMYFPLVVHGAMLIEPTESESKASLDLFIAALRDLALSAKRGETDRFSGAPYHAPRRRLDETRAARSPILKWTPPKPVQEAAE
- the gcvPA gene encoding aminomethyl-transferring glycine dehydrogenase subunit GcvPA, coding for MRYLPLTPDDRGEMLARIGVKDIDALFADVPNDKLLAKAPDLPRHKSEIEVERALGRLAVKNIAASSVPFFVGAGAYKHHIPATVDHLIQRSEFLTSYTPYQPEIAQGTLQYLFEFQTQVAALTGMDVANASMYDGSTGASEAVLMAHRVTKRRKALISGNLHPHYRETIETVSRFADDEVVVSTARGNDLAAQIDNTVSCVVVQNPDVFGEVRDLTALAEKVHAAGALLIVVVTEAISFGLVKPPGEMGADIVVAEGQSIGVPLQFGGPYVGLFATRTKFLRQMPGRLAGETVDAEGKRGFVLTLSTREQHIRREKATSNICTNSGLCVLAFTIHMTLLGQTGLNRLARVNHANAIALADALGMVPGVKVLNDTYFNEFTIRVPGDGADVVEKLADMGILGGVPASRLYPGNADMKDLIIVASTEVNTDDDRAAYAAALKEVL
- the gcvH gene encoding glycine cleavage system protein GcvH, whose protein sequence is MTVRYSKDHEWISVDGDVGTVGITEYAQGQLGDVVFVDLPETGKKLEKNGEAAVVESVKAASEVYAPVSGEVVEVNADLGANPATVNEDAQGRGWFLKIKIANPSELDELMSEDDYKAFVATL
- the gcvT gene encoding glycine cleavage system aminomethyltransferase GcvT yields the protein MSEVDVATPATELLKRTPLYDMHVRLGARIVPFAGYEMPVQYKDGIIAEHTHTRTAAGLFDVSHMGQAFLTGPDHETVARALEALVPADIVNLAPGRQRYSQLLNEDGGILDDLMITRSADPDEDGVLMLVVNASRKNEDYAHIEARLPANVRLLRAENRALIALQGPQAAAVLSKHVQGAADMPFMSAMTTTFNGIDCHVSRSGYTGEDGYEISVNAKRIIAVAERLIDHAEVKPIGLGARDSLRLEAGLCLYGHDIDETTTPTEAKLNWSIQKRRREEGGFPGAAKIQGELAGGAPRARVGILPEGRAPAREGTEIQTPDGTPIGKVTSGGFGPTLNGPLAMGYVNARFAEPGTPVVLIVRGKPLVAKVVSMPFVPHRYHR